A section of the Paenibacillus odorifer genome encodes:
- a CDS encoding amino acid ABC transporter permease gives MQNSGIEVLFEGSNFERLLGGLLVTIEISFLSIGIGTLLGILMGLLRTLGSRPLRFILRLYLETFRIIPILVWLYVVHFSFSPLLHIDISGEATSILVFSLWGAAEIGDLVRGALQSMPKHQVESARALGLSSSQLYRHILIPQAVRRMLPGMINLATRMIKTTSLVVLIGVIEVVKIGQQIIELGVIKAPTASFWVYGFIFILYFSVCFPLSRLSKKVESRWQN, from the coding sequence ATGCAGAATTCGGGGATTGAGGTGCTTTTTGAAGGTTCTAATTTCGAACGATTATTAGGGGGCTTACTTGTAACGATTGAAATTTCATTCCTCTCTATTGGAATCGGTACGTTATTAGGTATCCTTATGGGATTGCTCCGGACGCTGGGATCGAGGCCTTTAAGGTTTATATTACGTCTTTATTTGGAGACCTTTAGAATTATTCCGATTCTAGTGTGGCTGTATGTAGTACATTTCAGTTTCTCTCCATTACTTCATATCGATATCAGCGGGGAGGCTACCTCTATATTGGTGTTCAGCTTATGGGGAGCTGCGGAGATTGGGGATCTTGTTCGTGGAGCTTTGCAATCTATGCCAAAACATCAGGTGGAATCTGCCAGGGCGCTAGGTCTGAGCAGCAGTCAACTTTATCGGCATATTTTGATCCCGCAGGCTGTACGCAGAATGCTGCCGGGAATGATTAATCTTGCCACACGAATGATCAAAACAACATCACTGGTGGTGCTGATTGGAGTGATTGAGGTGGTAAAGATCGGGCAGCAGATTATTGAACTCGGCGTGATAAAAGCGCCCACCGCTTCATTCTGGGTATACGGCTTTATCTTTATATTATATTTTTCTGTATGTTTTCCGTTATCCAGACTTTCGAAAAAAGTTGAAAGCAGATGGCAAAATTAA
- a CDS encoding amino acid ABC transporter permease — translation MNLDWEFIYESLPLYSEAMWLTVKLALLAIVFSLLIGLLFSIVLYYKVKIVSDVIKIYIELSRNTPLLVQLFFLYYGLPKIGIHFSEMTCAIVGMTFLGGSYMTEAFRGGFEAVSQSQIESGQSIGLSKLQLIRYVIFPQAFAISIPSLGANAIFLLKETSIVGAIALMDLMNVAKDLIGMHYKTAESLLLLVLAYLVLVLPLSLLLTWVERKVRYAEFGD, via the coding sequence ATGAATTTAGACTGGGAGTTTATCTATGAGAGTTTGCCGCTTTATAGTGAGGCGATGTGGCTGACAGTGAAGCTAGCGTTGTTAGCTATTGTCTTCTCACTCCTTATTGGCTTACTGTTCAGTATCGTCTTGTACTATAAAGTCAAAATCGTTAGTGATGTTATTAAGATCTACATTGAGCTTTCACGGAACACCCCTTTACTTGTGCAGCTCTTTTTTCTTTACTATGGCTTACCTAAGATCGGAATTCACTTTAGTGAGATGACCTGTGCGATTGTAGGCATGACATTTTTGGGCGGGAGCTATATGACGGAGGCTTTTCGTGGTGGGTTCGAGGCAGTTAGCCAATCGCAGATTGAATCAGGTCAGAGCATTGGACTGTCTAAGCTGCAGCTGATCAGATATGTTATTTTTCCCCAAGCCTTTGCGATAAGTATTCCTTCTTTAGGGGCAAATGCGATCTTTCTTCTGAAGGAGACCTCTATTGTAGGTGCCATTGCTTTAATGGATTTGATGAATGTGGCAAAAGACTTGATCGGCATGCATTACAAAACAGCGGAGTCTCTGCTCCTTCTGGTACTCGCCTATTTGGTGTTAGTCCTGCCCTTATCGCTTTTATTGACTTGGGTGGAAAGGAAGGTGAGATATGCAGAATTCGGGGATTGA
- a CDS encoding glycoside hydrolase family 88 protein, which translates to MWNKAIEDAIHKVGSNMANHPGKLPHIAEGQQYEWGDNDDWIEGFYVGMMWLAYEYSKDSCYKEAAASWLGDFKHRLDQHIALDHHDIGFLYTLTAVAEWKITGSEAARAVGLQAADTLCKRWREPAGILQAWGLESDPENAGRIIIDCLMNLPLLFWAAEETGDKRYYEIALEHAFKSRKFLVRGDASSYHTFYFDPATGNAIRGGTHQGYEDGSTWTRGQAWGIYGFALAYRYTQNEDFLNTSKSLADYFISHLPEDGVAYWDFDVPVGADTPRDSSASAIAAAGLLELLDHLGVDDPDRAIYEVALHRSMKSLVEHYATSGNPEAEGLLKHGSYHVRGGRVPDGHMIWGDYYYLEALIRLQTGIRGYW; encoded by the coding sequence ATGTGGAATAAGGCTATTGAGGATGCGATTCACAAAGTTGGGAGCAATATGGCTAACCATCCGGGCAAACTGCCTCATATCGCTGAGGGGCAACAGTACGAATGGGGAGACAACGACGACTGGATAGAGGGTTTCTATGTTGGGATGATGTGGCTTGCTTATGAATATAGTAAGGATTCATGCTATAAGGAGGCGGCAGCCTCTTGGTTAGGGGACTTCAAGCATCGTCTGGATCAGCACATTGCCCTGGACCATCATGATATTGGTTTCTTGTATACACTGACTGCAGTAGCGGAGTGGAAAATAACGGGCAGCGAAGCGGCGCGAGCTGTCGGCCTGCAAGCTGCGGACACGCTGTGCAAGCGCTGGCGTGAACCAGCAGGGATTCTTCAGGCCTGGGGACTGGAGAGTGACCCGGAGAATGCGGGACGTATCATTATTGACTGCTTGATGAATTTACCTCTATTGTTCTGGGCAGCGGAGGAAACAGGAGATAAGCGCTATTATGAAATAGCGCTCGAACATGCGTTTAAGAGCCGGAAATTTCTTGTGCGTGGGGATGCCTCCTCTTACCATACTTTTTATTTTGATCCGGCTACCGGAAATGCAATTCGTGGGGGAACACATCAAGGTTATGAGGACGGATCGACCTGGACACGGGGTCAAGCTTGGGGAATATACGGTTTTGCTCTGGCGTATCGCTATACGCAGAATGAGGATTTTCTTAATACCTCTAAGAGCCTAGCGGATTATTTTATCAGTCATCTACCGGAGGACGGTGTGGCTTATTGGGATTTCGATGTGCCAGTGGGAGCGGACACCCCTCGCGACAGCTCGGCTTCGGCGATTGCTGCAGCCGGTCTTTTGGAACTGCTCGATCACCTAGGTGTAGATGATCCGGACCGGGCCATTTATGAAGTTGCTTTACACCGTAGCATGAAATCCCTAGTGGAACATTATGCGACATCTGGAAATCCGGAAGCAGAGGGACTTCTAAAGCATGGTTCTTATCATGTGAGAGGTGGACGTGTGCCTGATGGTCATATGATTTGGGGAGATTATTATTATTTGGAAGCGTTGATCCGCTTGCAGACTGGCATCCGAGGCTATTGGTAG
- a CDS encoding DUF2264 domain-containing protein has product MEIKATKNELQMFLNELYTPLESRFTSGCAGINMGATGSIYNEATALMEAFARPLWGLVPHASGGGESALWPMFLEGIINGTDPEHEEYWGQFTTKDQRMVEQAVLGLGLALAPHKMWEPLSDTQKMNVYNWLNQINHVDRSNPNNWLMFTVLVNVGFKKVGLPYDQSIMDDYLAQIDNYYLGDGWYSDGLTDQRDYYIAFAMHYYTLIYAKLMADDDPQRAAVYRERSARFAEDFIYWFAEDGSALPFGRSLTYRFAQVSFWSALVYAEVVPFSYGVLKGIIMRHFRWWFEQPIMGLDGLLSIGYAYPNLVMTESYNAPGSPYWAFKAMLILALPDDHPFWQAEEEPLPILKEVRALQEARMLVSHPEGNRHVIAYTSGQMANFDMAHSAAKYSKFAYSTLFGFSVPKAGYGLVQGAYDSTLALCECDEHYRVRRFCETWEIGDSYVYSRWHPWSDVHVETWIIPAGLWHVRVHSIHTARRLDVAEGGFAIGQSAGFSHSERETIKVSNTAVSVQLPWGISAIHRLSGFDRGECVHPEPNTNLLKPRTLLPSLCSRLEPGDQVLISAVFGATNTPENQASLASPPLIQWHSDGRVAVYEPGNDTLLHTVDLREGRNKDVE; this is encoded by the coding sequence GTGGAAATAAAGGCCACTAAAAATGAATTACAGATGTTCCTAAATGAACTATATACTCCACTGGAGAGCAGATTTACTTCTGGTTGTGCAGGAATTAATATGGGCGCTACAGGATCCATTTACAATGAAGCTACAGCGCTTATGGAAGCTTTCGCCCGTCCTTTATGGGGCCTTGTTCCTCATGCCAGCGGTGGAGGGGAAAGTGCACTCTGGCCGATGTTTCTGGAAGGGATCATCAACGGAACAGACCCGGAGCATGAAGAATATTGGGGGCAATTTACTACCAAAGATCAGCGTATGGTAGAGCAGGCCGTGTTGGGACTGGGGCTTGCTCTTGCACCACATAAAATGTGGGAGCCGCTGAGCGACACGCAGAAAATGAATGTATATAACTGGCTGAATCAGATTAATCATGTGGATCGTTCCAATCCGAATAACTGGCTGATGTTCACGGTTCTTGTGAATGTGGGCTTCAAGAAAGTCGGATTACCTTATGATCAGAGCATAATGGATGATTATCTAGCGCAGATCGATAATTACTATCTTGGTGACGGTTGGTATTCCGATGGATTGACCGATCAGAGGGATTATTATATTGCTTTTGCTATGCATTATTATACGCTGATATACGCTAAGTTGATGGCGGATGATGATCCTCAGAGAGCTGCTGTTTATCGGGAAAGATCCGCACGATTTGCCGAGGATTTCATTTATTGGTTCGCTGAGGACGGAAGTGCACTTCCTTTTGGTCGTAGCCTGACCTATCGTTTTGCACAGGTTTCTTTCTGGAGTGCGCTGGTGTATGCAGAAGTGGTTCCTTTTTCATATGGCGTTCTTAAAGGAATCATTATGCGCCATTTTCGTTGGTGGTTTGAACAACCTATTATGGGATTAGACGGACTGCTTAGCATCGGATATGCTTATCCGAATCTAGTCATGACAGAGAGCTACAACGCCCCCGGATCTCCGTATTGGGCTTTTAAAGCTATGCTTATTCTTGCCTTGCCAGATGATCATCCTTTTTGGCAGGCGGAGGAAGAGCCACTGCCTATTTTGAAAGAGGTACGGGCTCTCCAAGAGGCGCGAATGCTTGTGAGTCATCCGGAAGGAAATCGGCATGTTATTGCCTATACCTCTGGCCAGATGGCTAATTTTGATATGGCCCATAGTGCAGCCAAATATTCTAAATTTGCATATTCCACTCTGTTTGGCTTTAGTGTCCCGAAAGCGGGTTACGGGTTGGTTCAAGGCGCTTACGATTCTACACTCGCACTATGCGAATGTGATGAACACTATCGGGTACGCAGATTCTGCGAGACCTGGGAAATCGGAGACAGCTATGTATATTCCCGCTGGCATCCCTGGAGTGATGTACATGTGGAGACATGGATTATTCCGGCAGGTCTATGGCATGTTCGTGTTCACAGCATTCATACTGCCCGGCGGCTGGATGTAGCGGAGGGTGGATTTGCCATTGGCCAGTCAGCTGGCTTCTCGCACAGTGAACGGGAAACCATTAAGGTATCAAACACTGCTGTTTCGGTGCAGCTGCCCTGGGGAATCAGTGCCATACATAGGCTAAGCGGCTTTGATCGGGGAGAGTGCGTACATCCCGAGCCGAATACCAATCTGCTGAAGCCGCGGACACTTCTTCCGAGCTTGTGCTCCAGACTGGAACCGGGAGATCAAGTATTGATATCTGCTGTCTTCGGAGCGACGAATACTCCGGAGAACCAGGCAAGTCTTGCTTCACCACCGCTTATTCAATGGCACTCGGACGGAAGGGTTGCTGTATACGAACCTGGTAACGATACACTTTTGCATACTGTTGATTTAAGGGAAGGGAGAAACAAAGATGTGGAATAA
- a CDS encoding response regulator transcription factor, with product MLTAILVDDDYPVIRYLSQAVPWSELGIELIGCYYSGLEAWEKAQQSPPDLIITDIGMPKMNGLEMLEQFRAVQPGIRAIILSCHNEFKYAQQALKLNVGEYILKESLDIEQLQQAIRTLVAEVGLNRQQHTEMLVYKQKQSQNRAALKEKFLKDTLYQSWDKGAWIEQARSNGIMIHAKNYIPLVIVIDRPEEASRVRRMSEYTISFAVENIMQEVLEADHSLFISRYSHKEIVILFCSDQPSKDHQAIYHSIQNAASAVQKYLKLSVSCLFGAEARSPEEIRGTLQRMLKEKIQRFYLPAAGIHRFEEVCFSGEDIYAEYGTLYAVINDDIALNRNTELRVHVKEWREWVASQKFHPNEVKECVLRLLMDLQMKTKQLLQSPLPITEEKLFSVVGDIETLEHLEQWLVQYLEELARKISMFSIKSKRSEVIKAQQFVISHVTEKITLEDMAGRLNLNASYFSRLFKRETNQNFIEYVNMLKLQKAKELLNQSEKTVEEISEYLGYANKSYFIKLFKREMGMRPSEYAAWH from the coding sequence ATGCTGACGGCAATATTGGTGGATGATGACTATCCGGTTATCCGTTATTTGTCGCAGGCCGTACCTTGGAGCGAGCTCGGTATTGAACTCATCGGATGTTATTATAGCGGTCTCGAGGCTTGGGAAAAAGCACAGCAGAGTCCACCAGATCTCATTATTACCGATATTGGCATGCCCAAGATGAACGGGCTGGAGATGCTGGAGCAATTCAGAGCTGTGCAGCCCGGAATCCGTGCGATTATTCTCTCCTGCCACAACGAATTCAAATACGCCCAGCAAGCGCTGAAATTAAACGTAGGAGAATATATTTTAAAGGAATCACTGGATATTGAGCAGTTACAGCAAGCGATTAGAACCCTTGTGGCGGAAGTGGGACTGAATAGGCAGCAGCATACGGAGATGCTGGTTTATAAGCAAAAGCAGTCTCAAAATCGCGCCGCGCTGAAGGAAAAGTTTCTAAAAGATACCTTGTATCAATCCTGGGACAAGGGGGCTTGGATCGAACAGGCCCGATCAAACGGAATTATGATCCATGCCAAAAACTATATCCCGCTGGTTATTGTAATTGACCGTCCAGAGGAAGCTTCAAGGGTGCGCCGGATGAGTGAATATACGATTTCTTTTGCGGTTGAGAATATTATGCAGGAAGTGCTTGAGGCTGATCACAGTCTGTTTATTTCGAGATACAGCCATAAGGAGATTGTCATTCTCTTTTGCAGCGACCAGCCTTCCAAAGATCATCAGGCAATCTATCACTCCATTCAAAATGCAGCCTCTGCGGTTCAGAAATATCTTAAACTTTCTGTCTCTTGCTTATTTGGCGCTGAGGCGCGCAGTCCTGAGGAAATTCGCGGAACATTGCAGCGGATGCTGAAGGAGAAAATACAGCGCTTTTATCTCCCTGCGGCGGGAATTCACCGTTTTGAAGAAGTCTGCTTTTCCGGAGAAGATATTTATGCTGAATATGGAACCTTATACGCTGTTATCAATGATGATATTGCCTTGAACAGGAACACGGAGCTTCGCGTTCATGTAAAGGAATGGAGGGAATGGGTGGCCTCGCAAAAATTCCATCCGAATGAAGTCAAGGAATGTGTGCTTCGCTTGCTGATGGACTTGCAGATGAAGACGAAACAGCTTCTGCAATCTCCATTGCCTATAACCGAAGAAAAGCTATTTAGCGTGGTTGGTGACATTGAAACTCTGGAGCATTTGGAACAATGGCTGGTGCAGTACTTGGAGGAATTAGCGCGGAAAATAAGTATGTTCTCCATCAAGTCTAAACGGAGTGAAGTCATCAAAGCCCAGCAGTTCGTGATTAGTCATGTGACGGAGAAAATAACGCTGGAGGACATGGCAGGCCGCCTTAACTTAAATGCCAGTTATTTCAGCCGCTTATTCAAACGGGAAACAAACCAGAACTTCATTGAATATGTAAATATGCTAAAGCTTCAGAAGGCAAAGGAGCTGCTTAACCAATCTGAAAAGACAGTGGAAGAGATCTCCGAGTATTTGGGATATGCCAACAAAAGTTATTTCATCAAGCTGTTTAAACGGGAAATGGGCATGAGACCTAGCGAATATGCGGCTTGGCATTAA
- a CDS encoding cache domain-containing sensor histidine kinase: MFRKHQSLRKKLVWSSLICVLIPLICIYMVTDYLTRDLILEKAVGSARESLNAASANMNAIFEQTLEQSNFVLQNSEIRQMMSADSESLRAPKQIIQYNRMSRMLDDMFVLTEYLKVTLIGKNGLIYTSYPYSDFNPSNFYNKNWTSLLKQIQPISTYWRAEHDTYYNYSDKGSADWVTIARPIQSTSSSTIGYLIININERKLRPYLNNDNDKEMMLLDDKGTVVSHADKARIGETMTWLKKDGELDTVEIDGEKFLYVDQELSSNKWRMVSIIPLKAALSKNKQILFISLAVQILFFTLFSVLLTVLISKLTQPIVKLSAFVKRIGRGQLDERSFIRGNNEAAQLARTIDQMLDRIESMIEQITYEQTGKRKAELEMLQAQINPHFMFNLLNSIRLNILMQGDRENAELIGSLSSLLRMTFNRDNEFIPLCEETDTISHYVTLMNFRHANQVRLEMNLADGSAEALVPRFMIQPMIENAIIHGFEQFGGEIFIEARIVATTGSLVITIKDNGIGMSPETLTRLRETAYSSEQITEEDRKGFSGIGLRNVAQRLSMIYGASFKLNIQSEPDVGTEICLEFPLNYGKVGVENADGNIGG; this comes from the coding sequence GTGTTTAGAAAGCATCAATCCCTCCGTAAGAAACTTGTCTGGTCATCGCTGATCTGCGTCCTGATCCCGCTGATCTGCATTTACATGGTTACTGATTATTTGACCCGGGATCTCATTCTGGAGAAAGCGGTTGGTAGCGCAAGAGAATCTTTAAATGCAGCCAGCGCCAATATGAATGCCATATTTGAACAGACACTGGAACAGTCCAACTTTGTGCTCCAGAACAGCGAGATCAGGCAGATGATGTCTGCCGATTCAGAGTCGCTCCGTGCACCAAAGCAGATCATTCAGTATAACCGTATGTCGCGGATGCTGGATGATATGTTTGTTTTAACAGAATATTTGAAGGTGACGTTAATCGGAAAAAATGGTCTTATTTATACCAGCTATCCTTACAGTGACTTTAACCCGAGTAATTTCTACAACAAGAATTGGACATCGTTGCTGAAACAAATTCAACCCATCTCGACTTATTGGAGAGCGGAGCACGATACGTACTACAATTATTCTGATAAAGGCTCAGCTGATTGGGTAACCATTGCAAGGCCGATTCAATCGACCTCTAGCAGTACCATCGGATATTTAATTATTAATATCAATGAGCGCAAGCTCCGTCCTTATCTAAATAACGATAATGATAAAGAGATGATGCTTTTGGATGACAAGGGAACTGTAGTTTCCCATGCTGATAAGGCCCGAATCGGAGAGACGATGACGTGGTTGAAAAAGGATGGCGAGCTTGACACTGTGGAAATCGACGGAGAGAAGTTTTTATATGTTGATCAGGAGCTGAGCAGCAACAAATGGCGGATGGTCAGCATTATCCCGCTGAAGGCAGCCTTGTCAAAAAATAAGCAGATTTTATTTATCAGCCTGGCGGTGCAGATTCTTTTCTTTACTTTGTTTTCCGTTCTCTTAACCGTTCTAATCTCAAAGCTGACTCAGCCTATCGTAAAATTAAGCGCTTTTGTAAAGCGAATAGGTCGTGGTCAGTTAGATGAACGTTCGTTCATTCGAGGGAATAATGAGGCAGCACAGCTCGCCCGCACCATTGACCAGATGCTGGATCGGATCGAGTCTATGATTGAACAAATCACTTATGAACAGACGGGAAAAAGAAAAGCCGAACTAGAGATGCTACAAGCGCAGATCAATCCACATTTTATGTTTAATCTGCTGAATTCGATTCGCTTAAATATTCTGATGCAAGGCGATCGGGAGAATGCTGAGTTGATTGGTTCGCTGTCGTCTTTGCTCCGTATGACCTTTAACAGGGACAATGAGTTTATCCCGCTTTGTGAGGAGACAGATACGATATCGCATTATGTCACTTTAATGAATTTTCGCCATGCCAATCAGGTCAGGCTGGAAATGAATTTAGCGGACGGGAGCGCTGAAGCACTGGTGCCTCGATTTATGATTCAGCCCATGATCGAGAATGCCATCATCCATGGCTTCGAGCAGTTTGGTGGCGAGATTTTTATTGAAGCTCGTATTGTTGCAACTACGGGAAGCTTGGTTATCACCATTAAGGATAATGGGATCGGGATGTCACCGGAAACTTTAACAAGACTTCGTGAAACCGCATACAGCAGCGAACAAATTACAGAGGAGGACAGAAAAGGGTTCTCCGGCATAGGTTTACGCAATGTGGCCCAACGCCTCAGTATGATTTATGGCGCTTCTTTTAAGCTGAATATTCAAAGTGAACCTGATGTGGGCACGGAGATTTGTCTGGAGTTTCCTCTGAATTACGGAAAGGTGGGTGTGGAGAATGCTGACGGCAATATTGGTGGATGA
- a CDS encoding ABC transporter substrate-binding protein, which produces MKKKLLSAFIITSMALSLAACGGNAKTNNAGATNAPDAGGNSKPAAEKVTLKLSTWQTEAKAKWSTIIAEFEKTHPDIHVEVDLLNEKGDSVASMQKLDLMAAASDPLDIVELPYTNYSQRADIGLLEPMDDYIQKEGYKLADEYLVDTTVNGKIYALPSSMQRWFVLLNKEMLDEAGLPVPTDWTWADFEEYAKKLTKGEGATKRFGAYLHNWPDYFQLQLMSKSTDNTFLKADGTSNALDPQFKANLQMMKKMMYEDKSATPYEDIISQKLAYRNQYFNGLAAMLPMGDWMVAESGGTDAIPATFVTAFAPIPRLESESKHYSPVQPTYMGIAAKSKHKEAAYTFVRWYTSEGLEIGGRVFSGWAKSDTNKLVDTIVSGSKDASKIDVDSLKYTMENSTPGATQVPAKYADEAKNNVIPEAEMYLLGQQDLDVTVANIDKKITEVVQNNSGK; this is translated from the coding sequence ATGAAAAAGAAATTATTATCTGCATTCATCATCACATCGATGGCGTTATCATTGGCCGCTTGCGGCGGAAATGCGAAAACCAATAATGCAGGAGCGACTAATGCACCCGATGCTGGTGGAAATTCAAAGCCTGCAGCAGAGAAGGTTACCCTGAAGCTGAGCACCTGGCAGACAGAAGCCAAAGCGAAATGGAGCACGATTATCGCGGAGTTTGAGAAGACGCATCCCGATATTCATGTGGAAGTAGATTTGCTGAATGAAAAAGGTGATTCGGTAGCCTCTATGCAGAAGCTGGATTTGATGGCGGCTGCAAGCGATCCGCTGGATATTGTCGAACTGCCTTATACCAACTATTCACAGCGTGCAGATATCGGGTTATTGGAACCGATGGATGACTATATTCAGAAGGAAGGTTATAAGCTCGCAGATGAATATCTGGTGGACACTACGGTCAATGGCAAAATCTATGCGTTACCGTCTTCCATGCAGCGCTGGTTCGTGCTCCTTAACAAAGAAATGTTAGATGAAGCAGGCCTTCCGGTTCCGACAGATTGGACATGGGCGGATTTCGAAGAGTATGCCAAGAAATTGACCAAGGGCGAGGGCGCAACGAAACGTTTTGGCGCGTATCTGCATAATTGGCCGGATTATTTCCAGCTCCAGCTGATGAGCAAGTCTACGGATAATACTTTTCTAAAAGCTGATGGAACCTCCAATGCACTTGACCCGCAATTTAAGGCTAATCTGCAGATGATGAAGAAAATGATGTACGAAGATAAGAGTGCCACTCCTTATGAGGATATTATTTCGCAAAAACTAGCTTACCGGAATCAGTATTTTAACGGTTTAGCAGCGATGCTTCCGATGGGCGACTGGATGGTTGCGGAATCGGGTGGAACGGATGCCATTCCGGCAACCTTTGTTACCGCGTTTGCGCCGATTCCCCGACTTGAGAGTGAGAGCAAACACTACTCACCCGTACAGCCGACCTACATGGGAATAGCCGCTAAATCCAAGCATAAGGAGGCTGCCTATACCTTTGTGCGCTGGTATACCTCAGAAGGACTGGAAATCGGTGGACGCGTTTTCTCTGGCTGGGCCAAATCGGATACGAACAAATTAGTGGATACAATTGTGAGTGGTTCTAAGGATGCCTCTAAGATTGATGTCGATTCTCTGAAATATACGATGGAGAACTCGACACCTGGTGCAACGCAAGTTCCGGCTAAATATGCGGATGAAGCTAAGAACAACGTTATTCCAGAAGCGGAGATGTATCTCCTTGGCCAACAGGATCTGGATGTCACGGTTGCCAATATCGATAAAAAAATAACGGAAGTTGTTCAGAACAATAGCGGAAAGTAA
- a CDS encoding carbohydrate ABC transporter permease — MGLLGIAFLLPFLWMLSTSFKLEKDVFNFPIQWLPQQWNLIENYKQVWSGDFARYYGNSIYITLATTIINVLICALAAYGFSKLRFPGRDAMFIVVLALYMVPPQASLVPQFLLFNWLNLIDTHLGLILINSFSIIGAFMLKQFFMGVNNEYLESARMDGAGHFRSFLQIAFPLIRPAVATYAILRFIWTWNDYQYPLIFLKSKELFTIQLGIRLFGDQYGDVYSLMMAGAVSAILPLLIIFALGQKQVIEGIALGGVKG, encoded by the coding sequence ATGGGACTGCTAGGTATCGCATTTCTTTTACCGTTCCTATGGATGTTATCCACTTCCTTTAAGCTGGAGAAAGATGTGTTTAACTTTCCGATTCAATGGTTGCCACAGCAGTGGAACCTCATTGAAAATTATAAACAGGTATGGTCGGGTGACTTCGCTCGCTATTATGGAAATTCCATTTATATTACGCTGGCTACGACTATAATTAATGTGCTGATATGCGCACTTGCTGCTTATGGGTTCTCCAAGCTGCGTTTTCCGGGCAGGGATGCGATGTTTATAGTTGTATTGGCACTTTATATGGTTCCTCCGCAGGCTTCGTTGGTTCCACAGTTTCTACTGTTTAACTGGCTGAATTTAATTGACACACATTTGGGATTGATCCTGATTAACAGCTTTAGTATTATTGGAGCGTTTATGCTCAAGCAATTTTTTATGGGGGTAAACAACGAGTATCTTGAATCGGCGCGGATGGATGGAGCAGGGCATTTTCGCTCTTTTCTACAGATTGCCTTTCCGCTGATCCGTCCCGCTGTAGCTACTTATGCTATTTTGCGCTTTATTTGGACCTGGAACGACTATCAATATCCACTCATTTTTTTGAAATCTAAAGAGTTGTTTACGATTCAGCTGGGGATCCGGTTGTTCGGGGATCAATACGGGGATGTCTATTCACTCATGATGGCTGGTGCGGTATCTGCAATTCTGCCGTTGCTCATCATTTTTGCACTCGGACAGAAGCAGGTTATTGAGGGAATTGCCCTCGGAGGTGTGAAAGGATAA
- a CDS encoding carbohydrate ABC transporter permease, with amino-acid sequence MIRKKRFHLNMDTREAMAGYLFVAPLMLGLIILTLIPVLGSLLLSFTDWNFVAGLGGIKFAGVDNFIRLFHDDAFMKSLLNNLLFIITVPVTIIVALLLAILIDKQVFLKDLFKVIYFLPYISSVVAIAMVWQVMFHPSLGPVNQFLMSLGWNNPPKWLADIHYALPSLMLIQVWIQLGYNIIIFIAGLQSIPKDLYEAADIDGANVWRKFRNITVPCISPTTFFLLVTGVIGSFKIFDLIQVLTQGGPANSTTVIVYELYDTAFNQLKTGYASSMALVLFLICLIITALQMLAQKKWVNY; translated from the coding sequence ATGATACGCAAAAAAAGGTTTCATCTTAACATGGACACGCGCGAAGCGATGGCGGGATATTTATTCGTTGCTCCGCTTATGCTTGGGCTGATCATCTTGACGTTGATCCCGGTGCTGGGCTCACTGCTGTTAAGCTTCACGGACTGGAACTTTGTGGCTGGGTTAGGGGGGATTAAGTTCGCGGGCGTGGATAATTTCATCAGGCTGTTTCATGATGATGCTTTTATGAAAAGCTTGCTGAACAATTTGCTCTTTATTATCACAGTACCGGTTACGATCATCGTTGCCCTGCTGCTGGCTATCCTGATTGATAAACAGGTTTTTCTGAAGGATTTGTTTAAAGTAATTTATTTCCTTCCGTACATTTCCAGTGTAGTTGCCATCGCTATGGTTTGGCAGGTTATGTTTCACCCTTCGCTGGGACCCGTCAATCAATTCCTGATGTCACTGGGGTGGAACAACCCACCCAAATGGTTAGCTGATATCCATTATGCTCTGCCGTCGCTGATGTTGATTCAAGTCTGGATTCAGCTCGGTTACAACATTATTATTTTTATTGCAGGTTTACAGAGTATTCCAAAGGATCTTTATGAAGCAGCTGATATTGATGGTGCCAACGTCTGGCGCAAATTCCGCAACATCACGGTTCCCTGCATTTCGCCAACTACCTTTTTCCTGCTGGTAACAGGGGTTATCGGCTCATTTAAAATCTTTGATCTGATACAAGTATTGACCCAGGGTGGACCGGCTAACTCCACGACCGTTATCGTCTACGAGTTATATGATACAGCCTTCAATCAGCTGAAGACAGGTTACGCCTCTAGCATGGCACTCGTTCTGTTCCTTATTTGCCTGATCATTACAGCCTTGCAGATGTTGGCGCAAAAAAAATGGGTCAACTATTAA